Below is a genomic region from Paludicola sp. MB14-C6.
ACATCCAGAAAAGGAAAATAGAGAAAAGCTAGCCAATTGGCTAGCTTTTCTCTATAGCAAATGGCTCTCCAAACGGAGAGCCATTGATGTTTTTATTCTACATGTGGTTCATCTTTGGATTTCATAAAGTCTTCAACCTCAGGAGAAATAACATCCAATGGGTTGCCTTCTTTTTTCTCTTCCTTTTTATCCACTGTTTCTTCTTTTGGTTTTTCTATTTTCTCAGCGCTTGGAGTAAACTCTAATTCGCCCTTCATCAACTTTTCAAAAGTAGTAGAATCAATTTTTTCATATTCCAATAGCCACTTTGTAACTAGCTCGAGCTGTTCTCTATGGGCTGTTAGAATATCTCTTGCTGATTCATATGCATTATCAATCAATGTACGAATTTCAGCATCAATTTCTTTTGCAACGTTCTCAGAATAATTGCGTTGGTGATTTAACTCTCTACCTAAGAATACTTCGCCTTCTGGTTGACCATAAACAATTGGTCCCAAAGTATTGCTAAATCCGTAACGAGTTACCATATCACGTGCTGTTTGCGTTGCACGCTCAATATCATTAGAAGCACCTGTACATATATCGTCTAAGCATATTTCTTCCGCAACACGTCCAGCCAATAGTACTGTTAAGCTTTCTTGCATTTTCATTTTAGACATATGCATTCTGTCTTCTGTTGGTAGATGCATTGTATATCCCGCAGCCATTCCACGAGGTATAATAGATACTTCGTGAACACTGTCTTGGGTTTTACAATAATAAGTTGCAACTGCATGTCCTGCTTCATGGTATGATGTGATTTTCTTATCATGATCGCTAATCTTATGCGATTTCTTTTCAGGACCAGCAACTACTTTTATGGTTGCTGCTTCAATATCCTTTTCAGTAATTGCTTTTCTATGATTTCTTGCAGCAAGTAGTGCTGCTTCGTTCAATAAGTTTTCTAAGTCTGCTCCCGTAAATCCTGCAGTCGTTCTTGCAATTTTATTTAAATCAACATCAAACCCTAAAGGTTTATTTCTTGCGTGAACTTTTAAGATTTCTTCACGTCCTTTTACATCTGGGTATCCAACAACAACTTGACGGTCAAAACGTCCCGGACGTAATAAAGCCGGATCAAGAATATCTCTACGGTTTGTTGCGGCAATGATAATGACACCTTCATTTGCACCAAAACCATCCATCTCAACAAGAAGCTGATTTAATGTTTGCTCTCTTTCATCATGTCCACCGCCTAAACCAGCGCCACGATGACGTCCTACCGCATCAATTTCATCTATGAATATAATAGAAGGGGAATTCTTCTTAGCTGTTGTAAATAAATCTCTTACTCTTGATGCACCGACACCAACGAACATTTCAACGAAGTCAGAACCGGAAATAGAGTAAAACGGAACACCGGCTTCACCAGCAACTGCTCTTGCCAATAATGTTTTACCGGTACCCGGAGGACCCACTAATAAAACACCTTTTGGGATTCGAGCGCCCAATTCATTGAATTTATCCGGTCGTTTCAAGAATTCAACGATTTCATAAAGCTCTTCTTTTTCTTCATCTGCACCAGCTACTTCAGCAAAAGTTGTTTTTTTGCCTGATTGAATTGTTTTTGCATTCGCTTTGCTAAATTGATTGATTTTTCCGCCACCATTTGATTGGCGCATCATAACAAAGAAAAGAAAGCCAACCAAAAGCAATGAAACCAACATTGGAATGACAGTTAACAGCCATGAACGATCCTTTGCAGGAATCAGTTCAAATTGCAATTTGTTTGCATCGGTTTTGCCTTTGTTGTATTTTTCAATTGCAGGCTTAGTATCGTCTAAAAACTTTTGAGCATAGCCTACATTATATACAATATATTTATTGCCGTCTTTATCCTTATTGGTTTCTTTATAGCTTGCAGTTTTAGCATGATTGGAATCAAGCTTTAATTTCAATTCACCTGTTCCTAAATTCAATGAAAATTGCTTCACAGAACCTTCTTCAAACATATATACAATATCCGAATACTTATAAGTAACTCCGGCAGGTTTTATCATAGTAGACATTACCAATACACCCACTAATAGAACCGCTAACACGCCCACATACAAGAGTATGGTTTTTTTCTTATTCTGCAAAAATATCATCTCCTTAATCTAATGTATTCTTTGTTGTTATTCTTCCTTATTTGTATAAACAGCAGGTTTCAATACACCGATGTAAGGAAGGTTACGATATCTTTCATCATAATCTAATCCATAACCTACAACGAACTCGTCTGGTACTTGAAAACCAATATAATCCGCAACAATTTCAGATTGGCGACGTTCCGGTTTATCTAATAACGTACAAATCTTAATTGAACTTGGTTGACGCTCGAGCAAAATGCTCTTGATATAACTTAATGTTAAACCGCTATCTAAAATATCCTCTACAATTAAAAGGTCTCT
It encodes:
- the ftsH gene encoding ATP-dependent zinc metalloprotease FtsH → MIFLQNKKKTILLYVGVLAVLLVGVLVMSTMIKPAGVTYKYSDIVYMFEEGSVKQFSLNLGTGELKLKLDSNHAKTASYKETNKDKDGNKYIVYNVGYAQKFLDDTKPAIEKYNKGKTDANKLQFELIPAKDRSWLLTVIPMLVSLLLVGFLFFVMMRQSNGGGKINQFSKANAKTIQSGKKTTFAEVAGADEEKEELYEIVEFLKRPDKFNELGARIPKGVLLVGPPGTGKTLLARAVAGEAGVPFYSISGSDFVEMFVGVGASRVRDLFTTAKKNSPSIIFIDEIDAVGRHRGAGLGGGHDEREQTLNQLLVEMDGFGANEGVIIIAATNRRDILDPALLRPGRFDRQVVVGYPDVKGREEILKVHARNKPLGFDVDLNKIARTTAGFTGADLENLLNEAALLAARNHRKAITEKDIEAATIKVVAGPEKKSHKISDHDKKITSYHEAGHAVATYYCKTQDSVHEVSIIPRGMAAGYTMHLPTEDRMHMSKMKMQESLTVLLAGRVAEEICLDDICTGASNDIERATQTARDMVTRYGFSNTLGPIVYGQPEGEVFLGRELNHQRNYSENVAKEIDAEIRTLIDNAYESARDILTAHREQLELVTKWLLEYEKIDSTTFEKLMKGELEFTPSAEKIEKPKEETVDKKEEKKEGNPLDVISPEVEDFMKSKDEPHVE